In Lysobacter sp. FW306-1B-D06B, the sequence AGTCGAAGGGTGAACGGGCCCGCGTGGTGTCCGGCCCGTTCACCCTTCGACGTCGGTGCTTGGCACCTACGCTCGTGGCGAACGGTGCAACTCATTTCGTCCAGAAGGCAACCCGAACGCCATGTCCGGCTACTGCGACTACGCCCCCGGCCACCCGCTCCACGGCCCGTACCACGACACCGAGTACGGATTCCCGCAACGCGATGAGGCGGTGCTGTTCGAGCGCCTGATCCTGGAAATCAACCAGGCCGGCCTGAGCTGGGAAACGATGCTGCGCAAGCGCGACGGATTCCGGAAGGCGTACCACGGCTTCGACGTCGACAAGGTGGCCCGATACGGCGACAAGGATCGCGAGCGTCTGCTCAACGACGCCGGCATCATCCGCAACCGTCTGAAAGTCGATGCGGCGATCCACAACGCACAAGTGATCCGCGAGTTGCGCAAGTCGCACGGAAGCTTCGCGCAGTGGCTCGATGCGCACCTGCTCGACGAATCCGGCAAGCGCCGCGACAAGGCCGGCTGGATCAAGCTGTTCAAGAAGACCTTCCGCTTCACCGGCGGCGAGATCACCAACGAATTCCTGATGAGCCTGGGCTACCTGCCCGGCGCGCACCGCGACGATTGCCCGGCGCAGAAGACGATCCTCAAGCTCAAGCCGCCGCTGGATCCGGCCTGGCGCCGCAAACTCTGAGCGAGGCCTTCACATCCCGTCCACGTCGCCGGGCGCATTTCCGCTGTTCGTTTCCACGGAGGACGGCCATGCGCATTTCGCTTCCGGCGTTGCTGATCGGTTCGACCCTGCTCGCCGCATGCCAGCGCGAGCAGCCGCCCACCGCACCGACGCCCGCCGCCGATACCGCCGCACCGGCACCCGCGCCGGCCGCAGCGCCGGCCAGCGAACCGGCGGCGACGCCCGCGCCCGGTTCGGTCCCCGTCACGGTCGACAACTACGGCCGCGCCGCCACCGACCTCGCCTTCGCAGGCGTGGTGAAGGACGGCTTCGGCAAGTTCAACCATTTCCGCGAACTCTCGCCGCTGGACAAGCAGATCGTCATCCGCCAGAACCGCGACACGCTCTACTCGCCGGCGGTGTTCGACCTGGACGCGGGGCCCGTAACAATCACGCTGCCGGACCCGGGCAAGCGTTTCATGTCCATGCAGGTGTTCGATGAAGACCAGTACACGCACATGGTTGCCTACAAGCCGGGCACCTACACGTTGCGCAAGTCCGATATCGGCACGCGCTACGCGCTCGCGGCGTTGCGCATCCTGGTCGATCCGAACAACCCGGAAGACCTGAAGGCCGTGCACGCGTTGCAGGATTCGGTGAAGATCAGCCAGCCGGGCGGTCCCGGCACGTTCGACGTTCCCAAGTGGGACACCGTGAGCCTTGGAAAACTCACCGACGCGCTGACCGTGCTCGGCGACACGCTGCCCGACAAGAACAACATGTTCGGCAGCAAGAAGGATGTGGATCCGGTGCGCCGCCTGATCGGCCTGGCCACAGCATGGGGCGGCAATCCCGCCAAGGACGCCACCTACCTCAACTTCGTGCCGGCGAAGAACGACGGCTCCACCGTCTACCACCTCGACGTGAAGGACGTGCCAGTGGATGGGTTCTGGTCGGTGACGGTCTACAACGCCAAGGGATTCTTCGACCCGAATCCGCAGAACGCGTACTCGCTCAACAACCTCACGGCGAAGAAGGCCGACGACGGTTCCGTGCGCATCCAGTTCGGCGGTTGCGACGGACAGGTCCCCAACTGCCTGCCGATCACACCGGGCTGGAATTACCTGGTTCGCCTGTATCGCCCGCGGGCCGAGGTGCTCAACGGCCAGTGGAAATTCCCGGAAGCGGTGCCCGCGTCCTGACCGCGCGTTTCGCCTCCGACCACGTCCCGGGAGTTGTCCGATGAACCGCCTGACGATGCCGCTCCTCGCGAGCGCCGCGTTGTGCCTCGCCCTCGTTGCCTGCAACCGCCAGACCCCGACGGAGCCCGCTGCCGGCGCGCCGGCCAGCGCACCGGCGGCAGCCGGTGAACCCACCGCCGATGAAGCGCGCGCCATCGCCAAGGACGCGTACATCTGGGGCTACCCGCTGGTGGAGAACTACAAGACGCTCTACCAGCAGGCCCTCGACCAGGGCGGGCCCAACTTCCATGCACCGCTGAACCAGATCGGCCATTCGGCCAACGTCGCCACGCCCAAGGACACGGCGATCATCACGCCGAATTCGGACACGCCGTACTCGTTCCTGTGGATGGACCTGCGCGCCGAGCCGCTGGTGCTGTCGATTCCCGCGATGGGCGACAAGCGCTATTTCTCCGTGCAACTGATCGACCTGTACACGTTCAACTTCGACTACATCAACCAGGCGCTGACGAAGGGCAAGGCGGGCAACTTCCTCATCGCAGGCCCCGACTGGAAAGGCGAAACGCCCAAGGGTGTCGACAAGGTGATCCGCTCCGAGACGCCGTTCGCCTACGCGCTGTTCCGCACGCAGCTGTTCGATCCCAAGGACCTGGACAACGTCAAACGCCTGCAATCGCAGTACAAGGTGCAGCCGCTGAGCGCCTTCGCCGGCACGCCCGCGCCGGCCGCGCCGCCGGCGGTGCAGTTCCCGCCGTACGACGCGCGCAAGGCCAACGACGTGGGCTTCTTCTCTTACCTCTCCTTCCTGCTGCCGTATGCGCCGCTGGACGACAGCGAGGCCGCGTTGCGCGATCGGCTGGCGAAGATCGGCGTGGTGCCGGGCAAGCCGTTCGACGAAAACGCGCTGTCTCACGCGATGCGCCAGGCCCTGCTGGATGGCATCGGTGATGCGAACAAGGAGTTCGAGAACTTCGCCGCCACGCAGATGAGCACCGACAAGGTGCGCAGCGCCGACATGTTCGGTACGCGCGCGCACCTCAAGGGCAACGCGTTGTACCGCTTCGCCGGTGCCAAGCAGGGCATCTATGGCAATTCGGCGTCCGAGGCCGATTACCAGGGCTATCTGGTGGACGCGAAGGGCCAGCCCCTGGACGCTTCCAGGCACGACTACGCGCTGCGCTTCCCCAAGGACGGGCTGCCGCCGACGAACGCGTTCTGGTCGATCACGATGTACGACGGCCCGACCAAGCTGCTGGTGGACAATCCGTTGAACCGGTATCTCATCAACTCACCGATGCTGGGTTCGCTCAAGCGCGACGCCGACGGCGGAATCACGCTGTACCTGCAGCATGCATCGCCCGGCAAGGACAAGGAAGCGAACTGGCTGCCCGCACCGGACGGCCCGTTCTACGCGATCCTGCGCAACTACAGCCCCAAGCCCGAGGTGATCGACCGCACCTGGACACGGCCGCCGCTAGAAACCACGCGCTGAGGCAGCGCCACAAAAAAGCCCCGCAATCGCGGGGCTTTTTGTCTGCCGGCGAACGTCCGGCTCAGCGCACTTCCGCCACTTCCACGCCGTCCAGACCCGCGGCCAGCGTCTTCGCGTCGCCGCCCTGGGCGAGCTTGATGCGCAGGCGCACTTCGTTCTGCGAGTCGGCGTAGCGCAGTGCGTCCTCGTAAGAGATCTCGCCGGCCTGGTACAGCTCGAACAGGGCCTGGTCGAAGGTCTTCATGCCCAGCTGCACGGATTCCTTCATCAGCTCCTTGAGCTTGTGGATCTCGCCGTCGCGGATGTAGTCCTGCACCAGCGGCGTGCCCAGCAGGATTTCCATCGCCACGCGACGGCCCTTGCCGTCCGGCGTCGGGATCAGCTGCTGCGCGACCACGCCCTTGAGGTTCAAGGACAAGTCCATCAGCAGCTGCTGGCGGCGGTCTTCCGGGAAGAAGTTGATGATGCGGTCCATCGCCTGGTTGGCGTTGTTGGCGTGCAGCGTGCACAGCACCAGGTGACCGGTTTCGGCGAAGGCGATGGCGTGGTCCATGCCCTCGCGCGTGCGCACCTCGCCGATCATGATCACGTCCGGCGCCTGGCGCAGCGTGTTCTTCAGCGCCGCTTCCCAGCTATCGGTGTCGATGCCGACCTCGCGCTGCGTGATGATGCAGCCCTCGTGCTTGTGCACGAACTCGATCGGGTCTTCGATGGTGATGATGTGGCCGGTCGAATTGAGGTTGCGGTAGCCGATCATCGCCGCGAGCGAGGTCGACTTACCCGTGCCCGTCGCGCCGACGAAGATGATGATGCCGCGCTTGGTCATCGCCAGCGTCTTGATCACCGGCGGCAGGTTGAGTTCTTCGACCGTCGGGATCTTGGTCTCGATGCGACGCAGGACCATGCCGACCTGGTTGCGCTGGTAGAAGCAGCTCACGCGGAAGCGGCCGACACCGGCCACGCCGATGGCGAAGTTGCACTCGTGCGTCTTCTCGAACTCCTCGCGCTGCTGCGGGTTCATCACGTTGAGCACCATGTCGCGCGACTGCTGCGGCGTCAGCGGGTTCTGCGTGATCGGCGCGATCTTGCCGTGGACCTTCATCGACGGCGGCATGCCGGCGGTGATGAACAGGTCCGAAGCCTTCTGATGCGCCATCAGCTTCAGGAACGAGGTGAAGTCGATGCTGCCGCCGGTGGCGGCGGACGCGGTGCCGTTGGTGCTGGTGTTCATGCATTGCTCCCCTGGGCCGGGATTCGAGATTCGGGGTAGGGGATTTGCAGGAGCAAACGCTCGTGCTTCCCGACCCGATCACGCTCCACGGCTTTTACGAATCCCGAATCCCGAATCCCCACTCCCGGAATCACTCGAACAACCGCTTGTCCTTCGCGTATTCCTTCGCCTGCGGACGCAGGATCAGGCCGCGCTTGACGAGGTCCTGCAGGTGCTGGTCGAGGGTCATCATTCCGTAGTTCTGGCCGGTCTGGATCGCCGAGTACATCTGCGCGACCTTGTCCTCGCGGATCAGGTTACGGATGGCCGGGATGCCGACCATGATTTCCCACGCCGCGGTACGACCGCCGCCGACCTTCTTCAACAGCGCCTGCGAGATGACCGCGCGCAGCGATTCGGACAGCATCGAGCGCACCATCGGCTTCTCACCGGCGGGGAACACGTCGATGATGCGGTCCACCGTCTTGGCGGCCGAGGAGGTGTGCAGCGTGCCGAACACCAGGTGGCCCGTTTCCGCGGCGGTCAGCGCCAGGCGGATGGTTTCCAGGTCGCGCAATTCGCCCACGAGGATGTAGTCGGGGTCTTCGCGCAGTGCCGAGCGCAGCGCTTCGTTGAAGCCGTGCGTGTCGCGGTGCACCTCGCGCTGGTTGATCAGGCACTTCTGCGAGGTGTGGACGAATTCGATCGGGTCCTCGACGGAGAGGATGTGGCCGTATTCGTTCTTGTTGATGTGATCGAGCATTGCCGCCAGCGTGGTCGACTTGCCCGAACCCGTCGGGCCGGTCACCAGGATCAGGCCCTGCGGCTGGTCGATCAGCTCGCGGAAGATCGGCGGGCAGCCCAGGTCGTCCAGCGACAGCACTTCCGAGGGAATCGTACGGAACACCGCACCGGCACCGCGGTTCTGGTTGAACGCGTTGACGCGGAAGCGGGCCAGGCCGGGAATCTCGAACGAGAAGTCGACTTCGAGGAATTCCTCGTAGTCGCGGCGCTGCTTGTCCGACATGATGTCGTACACCAGCGCGTGGACCTGCTTGTGGTCCAGTGCCGGGATGTTGATGCGTCGCACGTCGCCGTCCACGCGGATCATGGGCGGCAGGCCGGCGGACAGGTGCAGGTCGGAAGCTTTGTTCTTGACTGAGAACGCCAGAAGTTCGGCGATATCCATGCGTGCTCCCCTGCACTGCTGGAGTGAAACGGTGGAACGGAAGTACCCCTGGACCGCAGTATAGCCCTCACCCCTTGCCTTATTTCCACCACTTTCGACGGGAACTGAGACGTGCGCGCGCGCGCCCTTGAGGACATCCTGCTCCAACTGAAGAACGCTGCCGATGCCAGCGGCAGGCCAGAGCCGCGCCTGCTCGCAGTCAGCAAGACCCAGGATGCGACCGCCGTCGCGGAACTGGCCGATGCCGGCCAACGGGCCTTCGGCGAGAACTACGTCCAGGAAGCCGCCGCCAAACAGGCGGCCCTGGCCGACCGCGGCCTGGAATGGCACCTGATCGGCCACCTGCAGTCGAACAAGGCCCGCGAGGCGGCGGCCCAGTTCGACTGGGTCCAGACCGTGGACCGGCCCAAGCTGGTGGAGGCGCTCGCCCGCCATCGCGCCACCGACCGCGCACCGCTGAACGTGCTCATCCAGGTCAACATCGACGACGAGGCCAGCAAGCACGGCTGCCAGCCGGACGATGTCCCGGCGCTGGCGCAGGCCATCGCCGCGCAATCGCGGCTGCGCCTGCGCGGGCTGATGGTCATCCCCACTCCGCACCCCGACCCCGAACAGCGCCGCGGCGCCTTTCGCCGCACCCGTGCGCTGTTCGAGGCGCTGCGCGCGGGGCATCCGGGCGTGGACACGCTGTCGATGGGCATGAGCGACGACTTCGCCGTGGCCATCGCCGAGGGCGCGACGATGGTGCGCATCGGCACGGCGCTGTTCGGGGCGCGTCCGCGCAAGGACCCGCCCGACCCGGCGTGACGGGGAACCAGACCGGTTCCCCGGCCACAACAGTCGCGGCCGGACGGGTTGCTATCCTGCCGCGCATGAGCCACTCCAGCCCCTCGCCTTCTTCCGACCGCATCGCCTTCATCGGCGGCGGCAACATGGCCCGCAGCCTCATCGGCGGACTGGTCGCGCGCGGCCGTCCTGCCGACGCGATCCGCGTCGCCGAACCCGTGCCGGCCCTGCGCGACGCCCTCCAGCGCGACTTCGGCGTGGCGTGCGCAGACCATGCGACCAGTGCCGCCGAAGGCGCCGGCGTGTGGGTGCTGGCGGTCAAGCCGCAGGTCATGCGCGAGGTCTGCACGGCGCTTGCCGGGTTGGCGCAATCGCAGCGACCGCTGGTGATTTCCATCGCCGCCGGCATCACGGCCGGCCAGCTCGACCGTTGGCTGGGCGGCGGACTGCCGATCGTGCGCGCGATGCCGAACACGCCCGCGCTGCTCGGCGCCGGCATCACCGGGCTGTTCGCCAATGCCAGGACGGATGCGGCGCAACGTGCGGGCGCGAGCGCGCTGCTGGAGGCGGTCGGCCCGACGGTGTGGATCGAAGACGAACACCTGATGGATGCCGTCACCGCGGTGTCCGGCAGCGGCCCGGCCTATGTGTTCCTGCTGGCCGAAGCGATGCAGGCCGCCGGCATCGCGCAGGGACTTCCGCCCGAAGCCGCACGCGCATTGGTGCAACAGACGCTGCTCGGTGCGGCGACCATGCTCACCCGCCAGGACGAGCCCGCCGACGTGCTTCGCACGCGCGTCACTTCGCCGGGCGGGACCACGCAGGCGGCGATCGAAACCTTCGAAGCGGGCGGTTTCCGCGATCTGGTTGCACGCGCGATTGCCGCCGCGACCGAGCGCGGCCGCCAGCTCTCCGCCGCCAACGATTGAACGGAGCGACCCCATGCGCCATGCCCTTGCCCTTTCCCTGATGTGCGCCGCGACGCTCGTCGCCTGCGGCGGCAACGCACCGCCGGCACCGTCGTCGGGCAGCGCGGCGGCCTCGCAGGAAGCCGTCAGCCGCATCGGCGACGTGACCATCCGCGCCAGCGCCATTCCCACCGCCACCTTGTCCGAACAGATCGCCACGCAGTACGGCATCGCCCGCGCGGACAACACGGTGATGCTGCTGATCGGCGTGCGCCAGGGCAGCGACGCGCAGGAAACCGCCCTGCCCGCACGCATCACCGCCACTGCCACCGACCTGCGCGGACGTCAGCACCCCATCGAGATGCGCGAGCTGCGCAGCGGCGACTTGCTGGATTACGTCGGCACGATCGACATCTCGCCGCCGGACACGGTGCGCTTCGACGTAACGGTGGTGCGCGAAGGCGGCGCAACGTCGCAGATGCAGTTCACGCGGGATTTTTATCCGCGGTAGTGGGAGGTCGGGAATCGGGAATCGGGAATCGGGAATCGGGAATCGGGAAAGCGTCTCCGAAGCCGTCATCCCGGCGAAGGCCGGGACCCAGGCCCGTAACGCTCGGGCACTCCCTCGCAGGTGAACCACGTCACCTCACGGATTCCAGCCTCCGCTGGAATGACGAAATGCAGCAGATGACGCGACAGCCTGGATCCCGGCCCTCGCCGGGATGGCGGTCGAGGCGGAGCGGACCCTCAACCCCGCCGCACACCCCACGCCGCGATCACCCGCGCAATCTCCCGCACGCCATCCGTCAGCGCCGCCGGGCCCGGTTGCAGGATGATCGGCGACTTGATCTCGTGCAGCTCGCCATCGCGCACCGCGGGAATCGCGTCCCAACCTTCGCGCGCGGCGACCTTCTCGGGCCGGAATTTCTTCCCGCACCACGAACCCAGCACGATGTCCGGCGCACGCCGGACCACCTCGGACGGATCTTCCAGGATGCGCTGCTTCGCCAGCGACTCGGCCGCGCGTTCGGGAAAGATGTCGTCGCCGCCGGCGATGCGCACCAGCTCGGCGACCCACTGGATGCCGCTGATCAGCGGCTCGTCCCATTCCTCGAAATACACCTTCGGCCGGCACGGCAACGCGGCGGCCTGCGCCTGGATCGCATCGAGCCCGCGCCGCAACTCGTCCGCGTACGCGTTCGCGCGATCGGCCGCGCCGACCAGCGCGCCCAGGCGCCGCACGTAGTCGATGATGCCGTCCACGCTGCGATGGTTGCTGATCCACACTTCCACGCCATGACGGATCAGTTCGCCGGCGATCTCGGCCTGGATGTCGGAAAACCCGATCACGAAATCGGGCTTCAACTTGAGGATCTCGCCGATCTTCGCGCTGGTGAACGCGCTGACCTTGGGCTTTTCCTTTCGCGCGACGGCGGGCCGCACGGTGAAACCGCTGATGCCGACGATGCGGTCCTGCTCGCCCAGCGCGTAGAGCGTTTCGGTCGGCTCTTCGGTGAGGCAGACGATGCGGCGCGGCCCGTGCGTCACGATGCCACCTGCTTGCGGAAACACACCACGCGCTCGGCTTCATCGAAGAAGTGCGCGGCGTCGGCGGGCTGCGCAGGACGCACCTGGATCGCGCGCGTCGCGATCACGGGAACAGCATCCGGCGATGCCACTCGCCGGCGATGTCGCGCTCGTAGGCCTGGCGCTCGTGCAGGCGGAAGTCGGCGCCGTACCAGAACTCGATCACGTCCGGCTTCACGCGCAATCCCGTCCAGCGCGGCGGGCGCGGCACGTCGCGTCCTTCGAACTCGCTCTCGGCATGGGCCAGGCGATGCTCGAACTGCTCGCGCGATTCCAGCGTTTCCGACTGCTTCGACGCCCAGGCGCCGAGCTGGCTGCCGCGCGGACGCGAGGCGAAGTACGCGTCGGCTTCCGCGTCACTGACGATTTCCACCGCCCCTTCGATCCGCACCTGCACGCCGTTGCGCACGCGCGGCCAGTGGAACAGCAGCGCCGCGTGCGGATTGGCCTGGAGTTCGCGACCCTTGCGGCCGTCCAGGTGCGTGTAGAAGACGAAACCGCGTGCGTCGTGCGCCTTGAGCAGCACGACGCGCGCCGACGGGCGCGCATCGAGGCTGGCGGTGGCGAGCGTCATCGCGGTGCGGTCGGGCTCGCCGGCGTGCTGTGCTTCGTCGAACAGCACATCGAACGTGGCGAGGGCTTCTTTGAGCAGGGCGGGGGTATCCATTGCGCTATTGTGGGCCGATGCCGCCCCGTCTGCACCCCGCCGCCGGATTCGACGCGCCGCTGGTGGAACGCGTGCTCGCCGACGCGCTTGCGCCCGGGGTGAAGGTGTACGGCATCTGCGGCCTGCAGGGCTCGGGGAAATCGACGTTGGCCGCGCAGGTCGCCGCATTGGCGCGTTCGCGCGGGCAACGCGTGGCGGTGCTGTCGGTGGACGACGTCTACCTCGGGCGTGGCGAACGCCAGCGTCTGGCACGCCGCGTGCACCCGCTGCTGGCCACGCGCGGGCCGCCGGGCACGCACGATGTCGCGTTGGCTTGCACGACACTCGATGCCCTGCGCGCAGGCAGGCCGGTGCCATTGCCGCGCTTCGACAAACTGGCCGATACGCGCCTGCCTCCGTCGCGCTGGCGTCGCGTGGACACGGTCGACCTGGTGCTGTTCGAAGGCTGGTTCCTGGCCACGCCGCCGCAATCGCCCGACGACCTTCGCGAACCGATCAACGCGATCGAACGCGACGAGGATCGCGACGGCGTGTGGCGTCATTACTGCAACGAAGCACTTGGGCGCGATTACCCATCGCTGTGGTCGCGCATCGACCGTTTGCTGTTCCTGCAGCCGCCGGGGTTCGAGACCGTGCCGCAGTGGCGCTGGCAACAGGAGCAGGCGTTGCAGTCGCGCCGCGTAGGCCCGCACGCGATGGACCGGCCGCGTGTGGAGCGCTTCGTGCAGCTGTTCGAACGCGTGAGCCGGCAGGCGCTGCGCACGCTGCCGGGCATCGCCGACTGGACCCTGCGCCTGGACGCGCAGCGACGTCCGCTGGATTGAAGGCGCGTACGGCCGCACTGCGCGATGGCGCCAAGGAATCGCGAGGTTAGAATCCAACCATGAATCCCGCCCCCAACCTCGTTCTCGTAGGCCCAATGGGCGCAGGCAAGACCTGCGTCGGTCGACGCGTGGCGGAGCAGTTCGGGTTGCGGCTGGTCGATGCCGACCGCGAGATCGAACGCATCGCCGGCACGAGCATCAACACCATCTTCGAGATCGAAGGCGAGGCCGGTTTCCGCGCCCGCGAGCGCGCGGTGCTGGCGACGCTGCTGGGCGAGGACGGCATCGTGCTGTCCACCGGCGGCGGCGCGGTGCTCGATCCCGACAACCGCCGCCTCATGCGCGAACGCGGCTTCGTCGTGCACCTGATGGTGAGCGTTGAGCAGCAGCTGGCGCGGCTGGCGCGCGACCGCAGCCGCCCGCTGCTCGCCAGCGGCGACCGCGAGCAGGTGCTGCGCGACCTGTCGACACGGCGTGCGCCGCTGTACGCGGAGGTCGCCGACCTGGTCTTCGACACCGACCGCCACGACAGCACCGCCGCCGCCGAATGGCTGACGCGGGCGCTGGAGGCCCAGTGGCAACGGACGGCCGACACGCGGGCTTCATCCGCCACGGCGGGACAATGCGAAGACGGACCGGCGACCGTCCCCTCCCCTCCCAATCCGGAAACACGATGAGCACCATGCGCACGGTCAAGGTCGAGGGCGAGGCGCGCTACGACATCTGCATCGGACCGAACCTGATGGGCGATTCGGCGCTGTTCGCGCACGCGTTGCGCGGTCGTCATGCGCTGATCGTGAGCGACGAGAACGTCGCGCCGCTGTACGCCGACCGCGTGGAGGCCACGCTGCGCGCGGGGCGTCCGACGCTGGAGATCGCCTGCTTCGTCATTCCCGCCGGAGAGCAGGAAAAGACATTGGCGCGTTTCTGCCAGGCGCTGGACGCCCTGGCCACGCTGGGCGCCACGCGCGATGCGACGGTGGTCGCGCTGGGCGGCGGCGTGGTGGGCGACCTGGCCGGCTTCGCCGCGGCCTGCTGGATGCGCGGCATCGACGTGGTGCAGCTGCCGACGACGCTGCTGGCGATGGTGGATTCCTCCGTCGGCGGCAAGACCGCGGTGGACCTGCCCGCCGGCAAGAACCTCGTCGGCGCCTTCCACGCGCCGCGTGCGGTGATCGCCGACACGTCCTCGCTGCGTACCCTGCCCGATCGCGAACTGCGCGCGGGCCTGGCCGAAGTGGTGAAGTACGGGGCGATCTTCGACGCGGAATTCCTGACCTGGCTGGAAGCGCATGCGCAGGCGCTGCTGTCGGGCGACGACGCGGCGTTGTCGGAGGCGATCGCGCGCTCGTGCCGTTACAAGGCCGA encodes:
- the aroB gene encoding 3-dehydroquinate synthase, whose amino-acid sequence is MSTMRTVKVEGEARYDICIGPNLMGDSALFAHALRGRHALIVSDENVAPLYADRVEATLRAGRPTLEIACFVIPAGEQEKTLARFCQALDALATLGATRDATVVALGGGVVGDLAGFAAACWMRGIDVVQLPTTLLAMVDSSVGGKTAVDLPAGKNLVGAFHAPRAVIADTSSLRTLPDRELRAGLAEVVKYGAIFDAEFLTWLEAHAQALLSGDDAALSEAIARSCRYKAEVVSRDPYEHGERALLNFGHTFGHAIEAEQGYAGAGSAALNHGEAVAVGMVLAARLSAALGRAPSSDTARLQALLQRLGLPTVVPAGLDPEALVARMRLDKKADAAGLRFVLWERAGQAKVCAGVPDERVLDVLRAR